A stretch of DNA from Oryza brachyantha chromosome 9, ObraRS2, whole genome shotgun sequence:
caatcaaattaatctattttatattttttaataattaataattaaataatcatatactaatctattactatatttttcgcatcgagtaagttaacttattacCCTCCATCCCTGAACGTGGCCatagtcaaaatttttaaaccttgattattaataacttttaaaatacgAGGACATGTATAGATATATGATAAGAAGCACTGTAATAAAAGGACacacttatttatttttgtttatattttaataaaaatttttagacaaataTTGGTTTAGAAAATTGTATCGTTGTCTAAAACCAATAACAAGTATCAATCTGGAAGGAGTATGCATAAATAGATAGATTTGGCATAAGTGAGGTTCTAGCTAGCGATCATTAGATCATCTAGCTAGAGCTGCTTCATAAAGGGAGAATGTTAGCTCCAGCCATATATTGGAAAAATGATCCGACGTCAATCTAATATAAAGAAATAGAAAGTAATAACTACTGCATATATATCTTGTCCTTGCCCCAAATCGCCTCAATCATCGAATTCATAGAATATTGCCATGATTACAGTTGACGATTGGCACatacaagtttatttttcaatcattTTGCACATTACAATTAGCAATTGTAGACAGGTTCTAAAACTGCAGGTACAAGTTTATTCCGTATCATTTTGTATAGGAAAAAAAGCTTGGTCAGATGGATCGATGCCGAACTTAACCCTGCGCACCGAGAAAAGTAGAAATCTAGAATTAATACAAATCCTGTGCCGAGGGTCACAAATTCGCAACGGCAATCAGTGTGCGAAATGTAGTCATCTTTATGCAGCAACTTAGGTTAAAATTAGCCTGATCATGCTAATTGTTTTCTTGTGCAGGGTAAAAACATCCTAAGGCTTTGCTCCTAACGTTCGTCAATTTTCATCAGATTATTTATTGGTTTTGGCACGCATGctttctgaactgctaaacaatacgttttttaaaaaaaattagaaattcatatttaaaaatagatttttttaactttatagtaattaatctcatcatttatatcattaagtaGCTATTATAAAATCAGAAAATTTTCCATTTATAAAAAGAACACAGACTACATGGTCGAATTAGAGTATGTTGCCAGCCATCTCCATAAGGGACATGGTCAAATAAGAAATGGGCTTTTGCCTCATTGACGCTGTCCTAACTTGCCAGGTACGCTTTCGGTCACATTCTAGTGTTGGTGGGACGGAGGAGGTGGAAGGATGGGTTAGCTGTGGCTAGGGTATTGACGCCGCCGGATTCTCACGCATTGGTGTAGCCATGTAGGATTGTAACATAACCTGTGGTtcaaataaatgtatttttggtaaCAATTAATAGGCATGCATGGGTTGGGCGTAATACTACccatcaacatcaccttttacaacaaaatttaaaatttagagtcgGTATATAATTTTGCTTAGTAGTATTTGTTGTTTGGACTTGTAAGAGACATTTAAAGTTTGTGGTAATGGTAGAGCCCATGATGAATTGGGTCACGTTGTTGTTGATGCTATTCTATTAACTTATAATTGCCTGTTGTGGGTATCTCTATTTACAGAGGAGACTTTgccaaaatttctaaaaataaaataggacTTAGTGATTTTTGCCCATTGGTGTACTATGTCAATAACTATGGTGTTATACAAGCCTACTAGAGGGGGAGGATGGTAGGATTGccaaaaccattttttttgaaataaatgatACGTATGATTTGAGATGAAGTCGCAGCCAGGGTTTGTGTCCTCATGGAGGGTGTCAAAACAGCTGCCCGACGGAGCAGGATTATCATAATTTTTCTGACATTTCCTAGAGGGGGAGGATGGtagtttttgaaatttctCGCAGCAATAATCATGGTTATCACAATAACCGCAGCGGAGAAACCGCCGGTTTCGGCAACCCTAGTCGCAACTCTTTGGATGCCATCGGTAGGGCGACCTATTTGCCTTTGGTCTGACTGTCGTGCTCTTGCTGGTTTGACTGCTCATACCCTATCGGTCTGACTGCTTGAGAACATAGAAAAACTATCCTGATGAAAACCTAGAAACCTACAGAATCCTTGAAGacgtatttactttatttcatTAATACTTGACTACAAAGTGGATATAAAGAACTCCTCTCTCACATTTCAACTAAATTCATACCTCAAGCTAAACCCTAACTTTTTCCCTCCAAAAAGCTATTACTTTGAGGCCAAACACGACCTCTTTATTTATACCCTCCATGTGTCTGCATAAAAGCCATGAATCCTAAAGGGAAAACACTACAAATCTCATAGGATACCCTCTCGTACAAGCATTCAACTTATCTCTAACTCAAACTTTCCAATCTTGAAATCTATCCAAATCCAACTCCTTCCATATATCCATAACTCCTCTCGTATGCCACATGTATGTAATCTCGACTTCAACGTACGTTGTTCTCTAGCTTTATTATCCCACGTGATGTACTTGATTGTCTAAACCTCACCTTTTCTAAAGCCTAGTTCTGATCCATCACCAGCGATACTCCTAAATCCTCAATACACACTAGTAcaagaacaaataaaaaaaccattttcAAGCACAAGTTCTTCTATAACTTAACTTACATTAGCACATAAACAATGtattatatgtatatgaaaCACATCTAGAAGCTTTTATCCATGAACAATCCAACGAAAATACTCGCTCCTTCTTCCGTCTTCGTTTACTTGTTACTATTGACCATTACTATTTCAACTTTAACCATTAATAACAATTACATCAGTTGATAATTAGTGAAAGTTGTattgttgtatatttatacgtcatacatcacaaatataacatatttttgatatacataatattttttttaaaaaatatgaatggtcaaagtttTCAGATGAATAGTAACCAGTGTCAATTATTTGAAACCAGGgagtatataaaaaacaacccGAAACCAAATCTACCCTGAACACCCCGGTCTGAGCCAGGCAGGCTAGTCTGACCGGAGCTCCTGTGCCAGTCGGACTGGCACAATTAATTCGGTCAGGCCAGGTTACCATCCATCACACTAAAAGAATTCACAAATTTAATTCCAAGAAAATCTAGCCGATTTTTtatcacttatatttaaatcaaaataataGGTAGCCCACGGTACGTACGCAGAGCCTATCAGAAGTCCCTCGCTGCATTTTGTTCCACCAAATCCTTAAGTAGTAAGTGCAAGTGTTGAAATTGAACTAGTTTGAATGAGTGAACTATGAAAGTTGGATCTTGGAAGATATTAAGAGGTAGGTAAATTAATTGGAGTTGGCATCACCTTACTAATCTAAcctatagtgcaccaacaggATTTACTCATTGGATAAATTTAACGGCTGATATCATCCGCTTCAGATTAGACGGTCCACGTTTCATCTACCCTCTTTCCATTTATCGGCTCCCCAAATTATGCTCACATTCCATCTATCTTCCCCACATTAAATCTCATGCAttaagtttgaatttttaaactatcaatttatttttttaaacgacAAAGAACTcatgcaataaatattttctatgaattagatgatcacttaatatttaattaaatatctttCCATGTAATATATAAAGACACGAAAAAACTATCCTTATTaaactcataataaatttaaactcgagAGTTACACGGTTGTTTTAtacttttgatatatacaacgTTAGTAAATtttcatgtataaattttgatttatacgGGAATTTATGTGATGTAACTCATGTTTGTATGAAGTAGTTTACATTAAGTTTAGTTTTATAGActtcaaattttatgttaatatcagataatatgaataaattatttaattaaaattatccttgcaATATATGAACTTTGTATTGTAGTGTTTctgaaattagtgtatcaattATCCTTGTTATTTGTTGATATTGTAGTGATTCTGAAATTAGTAATTACAGTTGCTATAATTACTgtttaaacttgaaaactcttaatttattataatatggtacaatctataattaattatgcaaagtTATAATAGTCACGGTTAACTGACGGTTTGCTGCTATTTTATCAAAGTctgtttaaataatcaaataaacaaatgctTGATAGACCAACAAATTCGAAtatggtttatatatgattgcattAGAATGAATCTTTAATATCTTTTTTACACTATTAAATTGTAAATTAGACAGTAGCGTTAGCATGGGTATATTGCTAGTATATATTAAGACGCGTACGTAAGCATGCACATATATGCACGTAGATACTTAATTTTCCCCAAGAAGCAACCAGGcagtacatgtatatataattgccTAATAGTCATTGCAAAGGGTTCGGCTGGTGTCAATGGCGCCGTTGCTCCTGTCTGTTGTATTCATGTTAGTCACAGCCATTCATAGCGTCGTCGGCCAAGAAGGTTAATTAATTTCGTCGCTGCTTCAATTAACTACTCTCTGAGATAGGATTTTCGCTTGTCTATAATCAAAATTCAGATAGTAATGGTGTTTATGCATGGTTCGATCTCACGTGCGCATGCAGCTGGCTTTCTGAGCATCGACTGTGGCCTGGAGGCCAACTTCAGCGGCTACAAGGCCGACGACACCGGCATCATCTACGTCTCCGACGGCCCCTACGTCGACACCGGCGAGAACCGCCGGATGTCGGCCAAGGAAGAGGGCCCGTGGCCACGCCCTTACAGGACGCTCAGGAGCTTCCCCTCCGGCGTGCGGAACTGCTACTCGCTCCCCACCGTTGCCGGGGCCAAGTACCTGCTCCGGCTGGTGTCCATCTACGGCGACTACGACGGCAGGGGcagcgcgtcggcggcggtgcagtTCGACGTGCACCTCGGGGCCAACTACTGGGTCACCGTGAGCAGCAACCCCACGGACGGGTTCTACGAGGCGCTGTTTGTGGCGTGGGCGAGCTGGGCGCCGGTGTGCCTCGTCAACACCGGCCGCGGCACGCCGTTCGTGAACGCGTTGGAGCTGAGGGCGCTCAGCGGCGAGCTCTACCCGGCAGTCATGGCCAACCAGTCCATCACATTGGTAGAACGGATCAACATGGGCTCAAACATTACTATTTCACggtatgtatatgtgtatatttgTCTACGTGCAAACTGCCTAGACACGCACCCAAATGATCCAATTATTTAGTCTAGTCCATTTTCTATGAAAATCACACACAGAAAAAGATCCtttgcgaaaaaaaaaacccatcaAGTTTTGGCATTAGGACCGTACGATGAAAGATTCCCGTATCACCCGCCTCATATACTCCTGTCCATCACTGACAAACTTCTCCAACATCGTCGTTGATCAGATCCCGTTTACTTAATTTGAGCAGTTTTACTTTGAGCTCTTGGCTAATCTTAACCGttaaatttggtatttttttaaatgattgAGCACGACATTAAATTGTCGTGCATGGCCGAATAAACACACATGGGTCTACATGCCAATCAAACTAACAAATTCATTTTTACATATTGCTAAAATAGAGGAAGCTCCAAAGGATTCAAACTTATCTTAAAATTCAtcataaattttgttgtttttgaagaaaaaacagcTATGACCGTGTTTGGTGACTGTTTACTTTtgaaaaagaatcaaaataaaattaactgtgtaaattattttttttgaataggaTATCCTAACTATTGATAAAGTTTATAGCCTTGTAgggaaaatattatttattccaCTTATTACATATTTGGAGTTTTTACTAGCAAAAAAGTATTACAATTTTTAATCAATAGTACTATTTAAACAAGGAAAgatattctctttcctcatgaCAATGCAATTGATggcaatatttaaatttgacaatAAATGACTGTTACCCCACACGAGCTGACAATATTATCAATCGTTGGATCTATGTACAATGAATGTGGTTCATATTAACTTTGGTGCACTTTAGAAAAACCATTTGTGTATAATGGAGGAATTTGACAAGAACTTTGGAGGAAACGAATTGCCGCATGTGAGATTTCTGTGTTCCGAAAGAGGTTTTCATTTAGAGAACTGCTAATGCTCCATCTTAATTAGCTAGAATCAATAGCAGTAAATAACAGGCCATGCATGTAAGAAAAAACTAGACATGCAACACCTGAGTGGTTTATGACACGGGGCTAACTTCGGTGCATTTTACAtgcagtagaatttaattcacaccgttgatctatttttatcagactattataattaaattatactatccgtatagtagaaatttgaggGGGGCAATATCGACCCTTTTATAGTAATTCTAAATTACATAATGGGCCGAGGAAGAGGAGTCTGTCGCCGCTCCGCATAGTAGAGAATGGGTGGACGATGCAGATTGGCCGAAGAAAGCTGGACGATGCAGAGTGGACTAATATAATATTACAAGTACAAGATCAAATAGTTAAcaaatacaaatcaaataattaataaagtataaaaataaccTTTAAAATCGATGgatgagattagttctactggcAGTATAATACtgccagtaaaatgcaccagaGCATTCCccttatgatatatatatatgttaaatctatagttttacGATCAGATAATAGCTAGCTACCTTGAATATTGAAGTTATAtgaaagaattaattaattatatatatttagtttaggGTGATCTTGTTTTACATCTTTTTACATTGTTAATTAGGTACCCTTTGGACAAATATGACCGGCGATGGTGGTTGATGCAGTCTAGCCCAACCTGGAATACCCTTTTCACTGCATCGACCATCCAGCAGAGCGCTACCTACGCCTTGCCCTTGGCCATTATGCAGACCGCCGTCGAGgcggccgtcgtcgacggcagCTCGTCAGTTGGGAAGGCCTTCCAACCCAATACGACGATCAGCGGCGAAGTTGGTAGCCCTGGCACGCCGGTGCCAGCGCCGCTAGCGCTCGTCATTGCGAGGCCGCACCGCGCAGCCATGGAGTACAAGGCGTTCCTCCACTTCGCCGACTTCCAGAacagccggcgccggcagtTCAGCGTCTCCTTCAACAAGCAGGGTTCGTACCAGGTGAGCCCGCCGTACCTTGCCACTGACACCCTGCACAGCAGCTTCACGTACAAGGCCGCCGACGGTGTGTTCCAAATGACTCTGACGGCCACCTCTGATtccatgccgccgccgatgcTCAACGCGTTTGAGCTCTACACCGTCATCTCCCAAGGCAACCCCATGACATTCCCCATAGATTGTAAGCATTCTTCGTCTTCTTCTGCTATTTAATGTTTCTGTACTTATTCCCGTCTTCGTCTTCTGCTATTTAATGTTTAGACTTATGCGTACTTTTTGTTATGTCCTTGAGTTGATTACTCCGttatatcaagaaatttattgtttttaaaaaataacatatgttTGTGACCAATGTTACCAATCAAGAAACTGTGTAAGAGAATCATTGTCACAGAGTCCACTCTCTGATTCATATCTCCTTCGAATCATTGCCGTTGTTATATGAGTaaacttgtcaattttttgtgCTCATTGTTTTTCTTGGGCCTGCTATTTGGTGAACTTTTAATCATTGTGTTAGGAAAATAGAGGCATAACCGAGACACAAATCTAACGTAAAAATCCTTGTAGAAAATACCACGAGCGTGAACCGGCAATAAACACTATAAGATAATGATTATAACAGAAGAATACAAAGTATAATACGTACTAGCCCTAGTCCACTACAATACTTGTTTTAGTCCTATACAATACCTATAAATGTAAGTCAGCTTGTACATGTAAACATATACCGTTATTAATGGATTTGTCTCTCGTAATTTTTTCCTCTCTACCTTGGAGGGTtttttttcacgttaaatccTGTCTCTTGATCTATTATACATAACACAATGCTATACTGAAACTTCTTCTTTGGCCCTGCTAGTCAATACCATCATGGCAATTAAAATCGAGTATGGGATAAAGAAGAACTGGATGGGCGATCCGTGTTTCCCAACACAATTTTCATGGGACGGCGTGAAATGCGGCAATGTGAGTGGCAACAACACTGCAAGGATCATATCTTTGTGAGTATTGTTGGAAAATTGTTGCATTTACTAGTAATATGCTATGAAATTAATGCCTAGCTGGCCTTACGTTGGATCATTTTAAAACTTACATGCAGGGATCTGTCCTACAGCAACTTGCACGGGGTGATATCCAATAACTTTACATTGCTCACCGCACTTGAATATTTGTATGTATTCAGAGATAGcgattaattttatttcagaCAGAGGTATATTTGATCGATGTTGTTTGGAGTCTCACTTTTTAATGTCTAGGTCATGTCTGGTACAAGCCTTTTGACTAAAATCTGAACTATGGTATACACGGTCCGTCAAACCTGTACGGGTTTTGACCTTGACCCATAATGATATGTCTACTATTAAATTGATgaagtaattattttttaattaaactagctaccttttctaattattattttcccTATTATTTAAAAAGGCAGCTCTCCTAACACGGTTCAAATAAAAAGTCCAATAATTGGGTGATGTGATGCATTCCataaattaatcatgcttTTCATAGAAGTTTTGTCACCTGTAGAGTTTTAAATAAGTACATATACATAACATTGTACTTGTGTATGATGTCAGATTTTTGCCTTGCATCATTATAAGTTGGTTTGGTACCTGGTTCTCTGCCAAATTTACAGTTTTTCACTTACCAAAATATGGCTGCTTAAAATTTACTGAAATCAAAATTTCATGTAAAACAGGAATTTATCATGCAACCTACTGAACGGACCCATTCCAGACTCCCTCCATAAAAACAATACAGGGTCATTTATTTTCAGGTTCGGGTCTTATTTTCAGTTTCTCTATTATGTATCCGAATTTCAGAATATTACTTTTTTGAGATTGGGGCTGGTGACCACTTAATTCTAAGTACTGCTTTTACACCAAAGTAAACACTAAACTGACCTGTCTTATGtgattttagttttgattCTGATGGAGATATGTGTAAGAAAATTATCGAACCATCTCCGAcaagaaacaaatcaaaaatGGCAATCATCTTAGTTATTTTGGTAGTGGTTCCTTTGATGGCAATTGCTGTGCTTGTTCTTGCGTATATGATTTGGagagacaaaagaaaattgaaaCGTGCGTACGCTCTTCtcttgttaatttgttttgatttgtattaatttataagaTTTCTTTAATGATGATATAGTATCTTTGATATTTCTTACATATAACATGTATTTGTGGCAACCAATTTCTTCAGGTGACCCTTCTAGAGAGCCAGCAGACGAGAATGTGTTAGCAAGTACAAACAATCATGTAGATGCCCTTCCAAAAGTTGACAATCGCCAATTCACGTACAAAGAGATTGAGAAGTTaactaataatttaaaacagtTTATTGGACAAGGAGGTTTTGGACCTGTCTACTATGGTCGTTTAGAGGATGGTACTGAGGTTGCAGTTAAGATGCGTTCAGATTCATCAGCTCATGGGCTTGATGAATTTTTCGCCGAGGTAACGGATTCACCTAAAAGCTTAAGAAATCTGAGCATCCAAAATCATGCTTTACATAATGTGAATGTTTGTCAATGATGCTATTTCCTTTAATTGTTGAAATGAAAGGGATCCTTTTTTGTTGTTAAACATAGTCACACTCATAGtaaaaattatgatatttACTCTTTTTATATGTTCCATTTCATAGGTTCAAAGTTTGACAAAGGTGCATCATAGGAATCTAGTTTCTTTGGTTGGTTACTGTTCAGAGAAGGATCATTTAGCGCTTGTTTATGAGTACATGGCTCAAGGCAGTCTCAATGATCATCTGAGAGGTTTGCCAAATGCAAACTTAACGCTTGACCTTTGTTTTCAAGGCTAGTGTTTCCTCTGATGAAGGGATATTATCTCACTGTCTCTACTCTTGTACATCTTGGATATTCAAATGATATTTATgtatctaaaaaaaacttttgtagGAAATAGTTGCATATTTCTAAGTTCCACCTATTGTagtgatataaataaattttgaaaattggCATGCCTTACATGGTTCTATTCTAACTATCACTTTGCACATATCAAGGTAACAAACATGCTGGTGAAGGCTTAAATTGGAGAACACGTGTCCGAGTTGTAATCGAAGCTGGACAAGGTATGCAGCAACAATACAGCACACACTAgtgatatatatcatttttttaccgGTTGTAGGTACAGTGTGTATTCTAATACTtagacaacatatttacataaattataattttgttgatGAAAGTATGCCGATACAAGTAATACTTTTGATAAGaaactatagttttataaaataacaATGAAACATGTATATTATGACGACAGTGTAAAACATGACATGTTTACTAGATACATCTtcaacatgcatgcaagcatGCATACTTCTCTTCTCACTATATAACGTTCTATGTATATAATGTGATATGTAGGCCTGGATTATCTACATAGAGGTTGCAGTTTGCCAATTATTCACCGGGATGTAAAGTCCAGTAACATTCTATTAAGTCAAAACTTACAAGCTAAACTAGCGGATTTTGGACTTTCTAAGTCTTATCTTAGTGAGACACAAACTCATATATCAATCACTCCAGCTGGGACGGCAGGTTACATGGATCCTGAGTATGTATATTTTGTGTGCATTACATTTCTTAACTTACTTTTGGTCGAATACAATATCTGGCTTAATTTACATTTTAAGCATATGAGTTTGctaaattaagaaattaataCTGATAAGGTGGTTTTTATTAAACAAATTGATAGAATGGCATTATATGAACACTTAGCAATTGTAATCACATAATGGGCCCATTTAGTTCGACTAACATTAGTCATATTTTAGGTACTTCTATACTTCAAGGCTCACCGAGAGTAGTGATGTTTATAGCTTTGGTATTGTTCTATTGGAGATAGCAACAGGTGAATCTCCTATACTTCCAGGACTAGGGCATATCATTCAACGTGTAAAAAATAAGATCACAGCTGGTAACATTAGCTTGATTGCCGATGCACGTCTTGGGGGTGCCTACGAAGTCAATTCAATGTGGAAGGTTCTGGATATTGCATTGTTGTGCACTACTGATATTGGTGCTCAACGACCAACAATGGCTGCTGTGTTAGCACAACTAAAGGAGAGCCTAGCCTTGGAGGAAACT
This window harbors:
- the LOC102723081 gene encoding receptor-like protein kinase At3g21340; protein product: MVFMHGSISRAHAAGFLSIDCGLEANFSGYKADDTGIIYVSDGPYVDTGENRRMSAKEEGPWPRPYRTLRSFPSGVRNCYSLPTVAGAKYLLRLVSIYGDYDGRGSASAAVQFDVHLGANYWVTVSSNPTDGFYEALFVAWASWAPVCLVNTGRGTPFVNALELRALSGELYPAVMANQSITLVERINMGSNITISRYPLDKYDRRWWLMQSSPTWNTLFTASTIQQSATYALPLAIMQTAVEAAVVDGTLVIARPHRAAMEYKAFLHFADFQNSRRRQFSVSFNKQGSYQVSPPYLATDTLHSSFTYKAADGVFQMTLTATSDSMPPPMLNAFELYTVISQGNPMTFPIDFNTIMAIKIEYGIKKNWMGDPCFPTQFSWDGVKCGNVSGNNTARIISLDLSYSNLHGVISNNFTLLTALEYLNLSCNLLNGPIPDSLHKNNTGSFIFSFDSDGDMCKKIIEPSPTRNKSKMAIILVILVVVPLMAIAVLVLAYMIWRDKRKLKRDPSREPADENVLASTNNHVDALPKVDNRQFTYKEIEKLTNNLKQFIGQGGFGPVYYGRLEDGTEVAVKMRSDSSAHGLDEFFAEVQSLTKVHHRNLVSLVGYCSEKDHLALVYEYMAQGSLNDHLRGNKHAGEGLNWRTRVRVVIEAGQGLDYLHRGCSLPIIHRDVKSSNILLSQNLQAKLADFGLSKSYLSETQTHISITPAGTAGYMDPEYFYTSRLTESSDVYSFGIVLLEIATGESPILPGLGHIIQRVKNKITAGNISLIADARLGGAYEVNSMWKVLDIALLCTTDIGAQRPTMAAVLAQLKESLALEETRLDNIFSGTTGTSDSTVSSDNFGPLAR